In a single window of the Abyssibacter profundi genome:
- the tolQ gene encoding protein TolQ, with protein sequence MNNELSLTHLIFDASLLVQLVMAGLMLASLLSWLIIVSKRRMLGRTRRLANRFEDQFWSGGQLSEIYDRVRVSDHADHGMEALFLAGYEEYRRQRAALQKEGERAGDEGAASAVQRAMRVAQMREVDRMEGGLPVLATIGSTSPYVGLFGTVWGIMHAFIAIGNVKQATLAMVAPGIAEALIATAIGLFAAIPAVIAFNIFTSQVDRLENQFQAFSEELVGILERGLQNVSRRPEA encoded by the coding sequence ATGAACAACGAGCTGTCGCTCACCCATTTGATCTTCGATGCCAGCCTGCTGGTTCAGCTGGTGATGGCTGGCCTGATGCTGGCATCGCTGCTGTCGTGGCTCATTATTGTGTCCAAACGCCGCATGCTGGGGCGTACGCGTCGGCTGGCCAACCGTTTTGAGGACCAGTTCTGGTCGGGCGGGCAGCTATCGGAGATTTATGACCGCGTGCGGGTCAGCGACCACGCCGATCACGGCATGGAGGCCTTGTTCCTGGCGGGGTACGAGGAGTACCGCCGACAGCGTGCGGCCCTGCAAAAAGAGGGTGAGCGTGCAGGTGACGAAGGCGCGGCCAGTGCGGTGCAGCGTGCCATGCGCGTGGCGCAGATGCGTGAGGTTGACCGCATGGAAGGCGGGCTACCGGTCTTGGCGACCATTGGTTCGACCAGCCCCTACGTCGGCTTATTCGGCACCGTCTGGGGCATCATGCATGCGTTTATTGCCATTGGTAACGTCAAACAGGCGACCCTGGCGATGGTGGCACCGGGCATTGCCGAGGCGCTGATTGCCACGGCCATCGGCCTGTTTGCGGCCATCCCGGCGGTGATCGCGTTCAATATCTTCACCAGCCAGGTGGATCGATTGGAGAACCAGTTCCAGGCCTTCTCCGAAGAGCTGGTCGGCATTCTCGAACGCGGCCTGCAGAACGTGTCGCGCCGGCCCGAGGCCTAG
- the tolR gene encoding protein TolR: MARRKLAAEMNVVPYIDVMLVLLVIFMITAPLLTQGVDVDLPDANAEPMAVDSNNEPVILSVDAAGDMYLSIGPDPESPIGREEVIRIVETAKRSRPDLSVVLEGDGRVDYQSIMRAMTTLQAAGIARIGFAADPEVLQPSGS, from the coding sequence ATGGCACGCCGCAAGCTCGCTGCCGAAATGAACGTCGTGCCCTATATCGACGTCATGCTGGTATTGCTGGTGATCTTCATGATCACCGCGCCGCTGCTGACCCAGGGGGTGGATGTCGATCTGCCCGATGCCAATGCCGAGCCCATGGCGGTCGATTCCAATAACGAGCCGGTGATCCTATCGGTCGATGCGGCAGGCGACATGTATTTGTCCATCGGGCCCGACCCCGAATCGCCGATTGGTCGTGAAGAAGTGATCCGCATCGTCGAGACCGCGAAACGTAGTCGCCCGGATCTGTCGGTGGTGCTGGAAGGCGATGGCCGGGTTGATTACCAGTCGATCATGCGGGCGATGACCACCTTGCAGGCCGCCGGCATCGCCCGCATCGGCTTTGCAGCGGATCCGGAAGTCCTGCAGCCCTCGGGTTCCTGA
- the tolA gene encoding cell envelope integrity protein TolA → MAIALVAALLGHAALAALLFFGLPLFQSEPEPVPTVEALIITDVEGRLGRIQREQTEAAAARRAEAVRQQREREAQAQRRAAEQLAAQRAAEQAEAEAKARQQAEERAREQAREAAEQARQEQAKREAEAKARAEAEAKAKAEAERKAREAEQRRLEEARKRKEEEARRQAEEARKREEEEARRKAEEARKAEEERQRKEQERREREAAEQARRRAALAEAMAAEENAREQAALASVRDDYVFRIKQKIAQNWIKPPGMGDGFECRVKVRQLPDGSVIDVQIVDSCGNQALDDSVIRAVNKSDPLPTGDSRVFEETLIFTFKPQDR, encoded by the coding sequence GTGGCGATCGCGCTCGTTGCGGCCCTGTTGGGGCACGCTGCGCTGGCCGCTTTGCTGTTCTTTGGGCTTCCGCTGTTCCAGAGCGAACCGGAACCCGTGCCCACCGTCGAAGCCCTGATCATCACGGATGTGGAAGGACGTTTGGGTCGCATTCAGCGCGAGCAGACAGAGGCCGCCGCCGCGAGGCGTGCCGAGGCGGTCAGGCAGCAGCGTGAACGTGAAGCCCAAGCGCAGCGCCGCGCGGCGGAACAGCTGGCGGCGCAGCGTGCAGCTGAGCAGGCCGAGGCCGAGGCGAAAGCACGACAACAGGCCGAGGAGCGCGCTCGCGAGCAAGCCCGCGAGGCCGCAGAACAGGCCCGGCAAGAGCAGGCCAAGCGTGAGGCGGAGGCCAAAGCACGCGCCGAGGCGGAAGCCAAGGCGAAGGCGGAAGCCGAGCGTAAGGCCCGAGAGGCCGAGCAGCGGCGTCTGGAGGAGGCGCGCAAACGCAAGGAAGAAGAGGCACGTCGTCAGGCCGAAGAAGCACGCAAGCGCGAGGAAGAGGAAGCGCGTCGCAAAGCCGAAGAGGCGCGTAAGGCCGAAGAAGAGAGGCAGCGTAAGGAACAAGAACGTCGCGAACGCGAGGCCGCCGAGCAGGCACGTCGTCGTGCGGCGCTGGCCGAAGCCATGGCCGCCGAGGAGAACGCGCGTGAGCAGGCGGCCCTTGCATCGGTTCGTGATGACTACGTCTTTCGGATCAAGCAGAAAATCGCCCAGAACTGGATCAAGCCCCCGGGCATGGGCGACGGCTTCGAATGCCGGGTCAAGGTGCGGCAGCTGCCGGATGGTAGTGTCATCGATGTGCAGATTGTCGATAGTTGCGGGAACCAAGCGCTCGATGATTCCGTCATAAGGGCCGTCAACAAGTCCGATCCACTCCCAACGGGCGATAGCAGGGTGTTCGAAGAAACCCTGATTTTCACATTCAAACCACAGGATCGCTGA
- the tolB gene encoding Tol-Pal system beta propeller repeat protein TolB: MKRLLLAASLLFNTALAHAELNIVIDEGVTGALPIAVVPFKSDGRLPVDVTEVIKADLERSGLFEALSEDRMLARPSRPEDVQFQNWRTADVDNLVIGEVTRVNGGGYNIRFHLMDVYRGKQVIGYDVPATQNGLRSGAHRVADFVFQALTGQRGVFNTRIAYITANGEIGQRRYELIVADADGHDPRAIVRSAEPLMSPAWAPDRRKMAYVAFDDGESAIFVHELRSGVARELVRKPGINGAPAWSPDGKKIAAALSFSGNPEIYIIDVETGAERQVTNSSAIDTEPTWSPDGKKIAFTSDRGGQPQIYELDLASGDVRRLTYDGRSNARAQYAPDGESLVLVNLDQQGYRIGVLELDSRQMRILSKGPLDESPSFAPNGGVIMYARSGGQLATATTDGRVRQSLSQQGTVREPAWSPYLN; encoded by the coding sequence ATGAAGCGCTTGTTACTCGCCGCCAGTTTGTTGTTCAACACGGCGCTGGCACATGCCGAACTCAATATCGTCATCGACGAAGGGGTGACGGGCGCCTTGCCGATTGCCGTGGTGCCGTTTAAATCGGATGGCCGGCTGCCCGTGGATGTCACCGAGGTGATCAAGGCCGACCTGGAACGCAGTGGCTTGTTCGAAGCGCTCTCAGAGGACCGGATGCTCGCCAGACCTAGCCGGCCCGAGGACGTGCAATTCCAGAACTGGCGGACGGCGGACGTCGACAACCTGGTCATTGGCGAAGTCACGCGCGTAAACGGCGGCGGTTACAACATCCGGTTCCATCTCATGGATGTTTATCGCGGCAAGCAAGTGATCGGCTACGACGTGCCGGCCACGCAGAACGGTTTGCGATCCGGTGCGCATCGCGTCGCCGATTTCGTCTTTCAGGCGCTCACCGGCCAGCGCGGCGTGTTCAATACGCGCATTGCCTATATCACGGCCAATGGCGAGATCGGTCAGCGGCGATACGAGCTCATCGTGGCCGATGCGGACGGTCATGACCCCCGCGCGATCGTGCGTTCGGCCGAACCGCTGATGTCACCAGCCTGGGCCCCCGACCGACGCAAGATGGCCTATGTGGCGTTTGACGATGGCGAGTCGGCCATTTTTGTGCATGAGCTACGCAGCGGCGTGGCCCGTGAGCTCGTGCGCAAGCCTGGGATTAACGGCGCGCCAGCCTGGTCGCCGGATGGCAAAAAGATTGCTGCGGCGCTGTCCTTTTCGGGCAACCCTGAGATCTACATTATCGATGTGGAAACCGGGGCCGAACGACAGGTCACGAATTCCTCGGCAATCGATACCGAACCGACCTGGTCACCCGACGGCAAGAAGATTGCCTTCACCTCGGACCGGGGTGGTCAGCCGCAGATCTACGAGCTGGACCTGGCGTCGGGCGATGTGCGTCGTCTGACCTATGACGGCCGCAGCAATGCCCGGGCCCAGTATGCGCCGGATGGCGAGAGCCTTGTTTTGGTCAACCTGGATCAGCAGGGGTATCGTATCGGCGTATTGGAGCTGGATAGCCGCCAGATGCGCATTCTCAGCAAGGGTCCGCTGGACGAAAGCCCCAGCTTTGCGCCCAATGGTGGCGTTATCATGTACGCGCGGAGCGGGGGGCAATTGGCGACAGCAACGACGGATGGTCGTGTCCGACAAAGCCTCAGCCAACAGGGAACTGTACGGGAGCCGGCGTGGTCTCCGTACCTGAACTGA
- the pal gene encoding peptidoglycan-associated lipoprotein Pal translates to MLKRIGLLVVTAAVLTGCASGDETALDQPATTETQPESSFTTGSGSEYGEAEARRLERQRAAEAAAAEAERRAGQALLEERTIYFEFDSAELGSKARDIIRAHADYLVANPGTRIRLEGHTDERGTREYNIALGERRAKSVERAMMLRGVAKNQISVISYGEENPVALGSNEDAWAKNRRVVIQYR, encoded by the coding sequence ATGCTCAAACGAATTGGCTTGTTGGTGGTAACGGCTGCTGTGCTGACGGGTTGCGCGAGCGGCGATGAGACGGCATTGGATCAGCCGGCCACGACGGAAACCCAGCCCGAAAGCTCGTTTACCACAGGGAGTGGTTCGGAATACGGTGAGGCAGAAGCCCGGCGGCTCGAGCGTCAGCGTGCGGCCGAAGCTGCCGCGGCAGAGGCCGAACGCCGCGCGGGGCAGGCCCTGCTGGAAGAGCGCACGATCTACTTCGAGTTCGACAGCGCAGAGCTGGGGTCCAAGGCCCGTGACATCATCCGCGCGCATGCGGACTATCTGGTCGCCAATCCGGGCACGAGGATTCGCCTGGAAGGACATACGGACGAACGTGGCACACGCGAGTACAACATCGCGCTGGGCGAACGCCGGGCCAAGTCCGTTGAACGGGCGATGATGCTCCGCGGCGTCGCCAAGAATCAGATCAGCGTCATCAGCTATGGCGAAGAGAACCCCGTCGCGCTCGGCAGCAATGAAGATGCCTGGGCCAAGAATCGACGCGTTGTCATCCAGTATCGGTAG
- the ybgF gene encoding tol-pal system protein YbgF, whose product MKSRIPGSLALLAIGSLASGCASFGSNEPSPEQLRLNALEQRAERVDRRLENLNLVQVAEAVDGVEAKMRELRGEVERLSYELEASKRRERQLYLDIDKRLQRLEQSGVGALAGSASPDGTAQVSAAEVASDPEIEKAYVTAFDLLKAGKFDAAIRSFQSFRSKYPNSVYADNAQYWLGEAYYVKQEYGPANEAFVSMIQRYPDSPKVPDALLKSAYIDYEQGNFGEARATLQQVLEQHPNASAASLARQRLDRMDREGR is encoded by the coding sequence ATGAAATCACGCATTCCCGGCAGCCTGGCGCTGCTCGCGATCGGCAGCCTGGCATCGGGCTGCGCCTCTTTCGGTTCCAATGAACCGAGTCCCGAACAACTGCGGCTGAATGCGCTGGAACAGCGCGCGGAGCGGGTGGACCGGCGACTCGAGAATCTGAATCTGGTGCAGGTGGCCGAAGCCGTCGATGGTGTAGAGGCCAAGATGCGTGAGCTCCGTGGTGAGGTTGAACGACTCAGCTACGAGCTGGAAGCGTCCAAGCGCCGGGAGCGTCAGCTCTACCTGGACATCGATAAGCGCCTCCAGCGTCTGGAGCAATCCGGCGTTGGAGCGCTGGCCGGATCGGCCAGTCCGGATGGGACGGCGCAGGTCAGCGCCGCCGAGGTGGCGAGCGACCCCGAGATCGAAAAGGCCTATGTCACGGCCTTTGATTTGCTGAAAGCCGGCAAGTTTGATGCGGCGATTCGTTCGTTCCAATCGTTCCGCAGCAAGTATCCCAACAGCGTGTACGCCGATAATGCCCAGTACTGGCTGGGTGAAGCGTATTACGTCAAGCAGGAATACGGCCCGGCTAACGAAGCCTTTGTCAGCATGATCCAGCGGTATCCTGACAGCCCCAAGGTGCCTGACGCATTGCTGAAGTCGGCTTATATCGACTATGAGCAGGGCAACTTTGGAGAGGCGCGGGCCACCCTTCAGCAGGTGCTCGAACAGCATCCCAATGCATCGGCAGCGAGCCTGGCACGTCAGCGGCTGGATCGCATGGATCGAGAAGGTCGATAG
- the queE gene encoding 7-carboxy-7-deazaguanine synthase QueE has protein sequence MVVAAPATPHRSQELRLRITEIFRSVQGESTLAGLPTTFVRLTGCPLRCGYCDTAYAFQGGQWMTGSEILDTVQDFSVRHVCVTGGEPLAQKAAPALLSTLCDAGYTVSLETSGALPIEGLDRRVIVVMDVKTPSSGECSRNLATNPQALKSGDQVKFVVGESADLDWCRQWLRDAALPAGVEILWSPVWETMSLPELAEWVASSGVPGRLQLQMHKIIWGQEPGR, from the coding sequence ATAGTCGTGGCAGCCCCCGCGACCCCACATCGGTCGCAGGAACTGCGGCTACGAATCACTGAAATCTTCCGATCGGTTCAGGGTGAGAGCACCCTGGCCGGCTTGCCGACCACCTTTGTCCGTCTTACGGGTTGCCCGCTGCGCTGCGGTTACTGTGATACCGCCTATGCCTTCCAGGGCGGGCAGTGGATGACCGGCTCCGAGATTCTGGACACTGTTCAAGACTTTTCGGTGCGTCATGTCTGCGTGACGGGAGGCGAGCCTCTGGCCCAGAAAGCGGCTCCCGCATTGCTTTCAACGCTTTGCGATGCCGGTTACACGGTGTCACTGGAAACCAGCGGGGCGTTGCCCATCGAAGGGCTGGATCGGCGAGTCATTGTCGTGATGGACGTCAAGACACCGAGCTCCGGTGAATGCAGCCGCAATCTGGCAACCAACCCTCAGGCGTTGAAGTCAGGCGACCAAGTCAAATTCGTGGTGGGTGAATCCGCGGATCTGGACTGGTGCCGCCAGTGGCTCCGCGATGCCGCGTTGCCGGCCGGCGTGGAAATCCTCTGGTCTCCGGTCTGGGAAACCATGTCCTTGCCGGAACTCGCGGAGTGGGTCGCCAGCTCCGGGGTGCCGGGCCGCCTGCAGTTACAAATGCATAAGATCATCTGGGGTCAGGAGCCGGGGCGATGA
- the queC gene encoding 7-cyano-7-deazaguanine synthase QueC — protein sequence MSARAVVLVSGGLDSATTLAIARHEGFECHGLSVHYGQRHLSELQAAKRVCSHLGAVDHREVAVGLDALGGSALTDPNIDVPTRQTDGIPVTYVPARNTVMLSIAMAHAEVIGANAVFIGVNAVDYSGYPDCRPAFIDAFANLSRWATRQGVETGQGLAVHAPLIQLTKADIIRRGVALGVDYAMTVSCYQADAGGAACGVCDSCRIRRDGFAQAGVLDPTLYQSGASG from the coding sequence ATGAGCGCTCGGGCGGTGGTCCTGGTATCCGGCGGTCTGGATTCAGCGACGACACTCGCGATTGCTCGCCATGAGGGCTTCGAATGTCACGGCCTGTCGGTTCATTACGGACAGCGCCACCTGTCTGAGCTACAGGCCGCCAAGCGGGTGTGTTCGCATCTCGGGGCAGTGGATCATCGCGAAGTCGCCGTCGGGCTGGACGCGCTCGGGGGGTCTGCATTGACCGACCCGAACATTGATGTACCGACCCGCCAGACAGACGGCATCCCGGTCACCTACGTACCGGCGCGCAACACGGTCATGTTGTCGATCGCCATGGCGCATGCGGAAGTCATCGGTGCCAACGCTGTGTTTATCGGGGTCAACGCGGTCGATTACTCCGGGTATCCGGACTGCCGCCCAGCCTTCATCGATGCATTCGCCAACCTGTCGCGTTGGGCGACCCGCCAGGGTGTCGAGACGGGGCAGGGCTTGGCGGTCCACGCGCCGCTGATTCAGTTGACCAAAGCCGACATTATTCGACGCGGAGTCGCGTTGGGTGTGGACTACGCCATGACGGTGTCCTGTTACCAGGCGGACGCTGGTGGCGCGGCTTGTGGGGTCTGCGATTCCTGCCGAATCCGCCGTGATGGCTTTGCGCAGGCGGGTGTATTGGATCCGACCCTGTACCAGTCGGGCGCGAGCGGTTAG
- a CDS encoding serine hydrolase domain-containing protein, with translation MLRRRRNLIRVPKDLATVTRVDQSAETDPASLGLSDKGLRRIWTSVEHLYRTGTQPFISLGIWRQGQCVMKRSIGHTRGNAPGDPADGRAVVGSPDTPVCLFSASKAITAVLVHQLAEQGLLSLDAPVAEYVPEFGARGKHRVTVSELLAHRAGIPRIPMRQPDPSILFDWDAAVDMLCRAKPLHRGGKQVAYHAITGGFILGEIARRVSGEELRPLMDRNLRTPLGLQYFNYGMPADQRHMLAQDAFTGPVPPMLVGMIAKRALGARFETVPDISTDPRFTDAVIPAGNICATADEVCRFYAMLLQDGQWQGRQVMKSSTARRLQMPAAERQIDKTLMVPVRFSEGMLLGDAPVGLYGRNSETSFGHLGFINILCWADPKRQLAVSLLTTGKPAMTPHLFQLARVVTSIGRLPPL, from the coding sequence ATGCTCCGACGCCGACGTAACCTGATTCGAGTCCCCAAGGACCTCGCTACAGTCACCCGCGTGGATCAGAGTGCGGAAACGGACCCCGCCTCTCTGGGTCTTTCCGACAAAGGCCTGCGGCGGATCTGGACCAGCGTCGAGCATCTCTACCGGACGGGCACACAGCCGTTCATATCGCTAGGGATCTGGCGTCAGGGCCAGTGCGTCATGAAGCGGTCGATTGGCCACACGCGTGGCAATGCCCCGGGTGATCCCGCTGATGGTCGGGCGGTTGTCGGCAGTCCGGATACCCCGGTCTGTCTGTTCTCGGCCTCCAAGGCGATCACCGCGGTGCTGGTGCATCAGCTGGCGGAGCAGGGCCTGCTGTCGCTGGATGCCCCTGTGGCGGAGTATGTCCCGGAATTTGGCGCCCGCGGCAAGCATCGTGTCACCGTGTCGGAGCTGCTGGCGCATCGGGCCGGCATTCCTCGCATTCCCATGCGCCAACCGGACCCCAGCATTCTGTTCGACTGGGATGCGGCCGTCGATATGCTCTGTCGGGCCAAGCCGCTGCATCGGGGGGGCAAACAGGTGGCCTATCACGCCATCACCGGAGGGTTCATCCTCGGTGAAATTGCTCGGCGGGTGTCTGGTGAAGAACTGCGCCCCCTCATGGACCGCAATCTGCGAACCCCGCTCGGCCTCCAGTATTTCAACTACGGCATGCCGGCGGATCAGCGTCACATGCTGGCTCAGGATGCGTTCACCGGGCCGGTTCCGCCCATGCTCGTTGGGATGATTGCCAAACGCGCACTGGGTGCTCGGTTCGAGACGGTGCCAGACATATCCACCGATCCACGCTTCACCGACGCGGTGATCCCCGCCGGGAACATCTGCGCGACTGCCGATGAGGTATGCCGGTTTTACGCCATGCTGTTGCAAGACGGGCAGTGGCAGGGGCGGCAGGTGATGAAATCCTCCACAGCACGTCGTCTGCAGATGCCGGCGGCCGAGCGGCAGATCGACAAGACCTTAATGGTGCCGGTGCGATTCTCGGAAGGGATGCTGCTGGGGGATGCACCCGTGGGCCTTTACGGGCGCAACTCGGAAACCAGTTTCGGCCATCTGGGTTTTATCAACATCCTGTGCTGGGCGGATCCCAAGCGGCAGCTGGCGGTTAGCCTGCTGACCACCGGAAAGCCGGCGATGACACCGCATCTTTTCCAATTGGCGAGAGTGGTGACGTCCATCGGCCGTTTGCCGCCGCTGTAG
- a CDS encoding glucan biosynthesis protein, which yields MKLVVPWFLHGRTTTLLRSGFLVWTVMLGAGHATAADASGSSQPFDYAWLKGQARSLAEQPYESREGEIPAVLQRLSWDDYQALRFDRQQALWTSQDPSNRFRAELFHLGLYFRTPVQIHLLENGQARPMVYEPSLFEYGDSGIDPGDLPEDLGFAGFRYHFHTDWARDVFAFLGASYFRAVGSELQYGLSARGLAVDTAEPGGEEFPVFTDFWLQKPTSGSDTVTLYALLDSPSITGAYRFDITPGPTLKMSVDVALYPRTSIQRLGIAPLTSMYMVGENDRRADWDWRPEIHDSDGLLMHSGHGEWIWRPLVNPPELRFNAYGDTDPRGFGLLQRDQAFANYQDDGVFYHRRPGVWVRPLGDWGAGSVQLVEIPTVDETFDNIVAFWNPDRPIKAGQEWLFSYELHWGTQRILPRSLGRVEQTFTGLGGVVGQRRDYYSKRFVVDFSGDVFDMLGPDARVEPVIQASDGRVEIASARPQVSLGGYRARFDVVPPEKGADAPINLRLYLTVDGHRVTETWHYQWTPPPVEQRKLRNPEHL from the coding sequence ATGAAACTTGTTGTGCCTTGGTTTTTACACGGTCGTACCACCACACTGCTGCGATCAGGCTTCTTGGTCTGGACGGTCATGTTGGGGGCAGGTCATGCAACCGCGGCCGATGCTTCCGGCAGCTCACAGCCTTTTGATTACGCCTGGCTCAAGGGCCAGGCCCGCAGCCTGGCGGAGCAGCCGTATGAAAGCCGGGAGGGTGAGATACCCGCCGTGCTCCAACGGCTGAGTTGGGATGATTATCAGGCCCTCCGGTTTGATCGACAGCAGGCGTTGTGGACCAGCCAGGACCCGTCAAACCGGTTCCGCGCGGAGCTGTTTCATCTGGGGCTTTACTTCAGGACGCCCGTGCAGATCCACCTGCTGGAGAATGGCCAGGCGCGGCCCATGGTCTACGAGCCGAGCTTGTTCGAGTATGGGGACTCCGGCATCGACCCGGGTGATCTACCGGAGGACCTCGGCTTCGCCGGCTTTCGATACCACTTCCACACTGACTGGGCACGGGACGTGTTCGCCTTTCTGGGGGCCAGCTACTTCCGCGCTGTCGGCAGCGAGCTGCAATACGGTCTGTCGGCACGGGGATTGGCGGTTGATACCGCAGAACCTGGTGGTGAGGAATTCCCGGTCTTCACCGACTTTTGGCTGCAGAAGCCGACCTCCGGATCTGACACCGTCACCCTCTACGCGCTGCTCGATTCTCCCAGCATCACCGGGGCGTATCGGTTCGATATCACGCCGGGTCCCACGTTAAAGATGTCAGTGGACGTGGCGCTTTATCCACGCACGTCCATCCAAAGACTTGGTATCGCGCCACTGACCAGCATGTACATGGTGGGCGAGAATGATCGTCGCGCCGACTGGGATTGGCGGCCCGAGATTCATGATTCGGATGGACTGCTGATGCACTCCGGTCATGGTGAATGGATCTGGCGTCCCTTGGTGAATCCTCCCGAGCTACGCTTCAACGCCTACGGCGACACCGACCCACGCGGTTTTGGTTTGCTCCAGCGTGACCAGGCGTTTGCCAACTACCAGGATGACGGCGTGTTTTATCACCGTCGCCCTGGCGTCTGGGTTCGTCCGCTGGGCGATTGGGGCGCGGGCAGTGTGCAGCTTGTCGAGATTCCCACTGTCGATGAAACCTTCGACAATATCGTGGCGTTCTGGAACCCCGATCGCCCCATCAAAGCCGGCCAGGAATGGCTGTTCAGCTATGAATTGCACTGGGGCACGCAGCGCATCCTGCCCCGCAGTCTGGGTCGGGTCGAGCAGACCTTTACGGGGCTGGGCGGGGTTGTGGGCCAGCGGCGGGACTACTACAGCAAACGTTTTGTGGTGGACTTCTCCGGTGATGTCTTTGACATGTTGGGTCCCGATGCGCGGGTCGAGCCGGTGATTCAGGCGTCGGACGGCAGGGTGGAGATCGCTTCAGCCCGCCCGCAGGTCTCGTTGGGTGGCTATCGGGCCCGTTTTGATGTGGTTCCGCCAGAGAAAGGGGCAGACGCGCCGATTAACCTGCGGCTCTACCTGACAGTCGATGGGCATCGCGTGACCGAAACCTGGCACTACCAATGGACACCGCCCCCGGTTGAACAGCGGAAGCTCCGCAATCCCGAACACTTGTAG